The following proteins are co-located in the Wenzhouxiangella marina genome:
- the gspG gene encoding type II secretion system major pseudopilin GspG, translated as MRTMKTSQGFSLIELLVVLVILGMIAGLVVPNIVSRSEDAKARTAQTEIQRLAMAVDEFYLDAGRLPRELSELVNRPANASNWNGPYVNQSNLNDPWDNPYNYRYPGQHRTYDIFSHGADGSPGGEGAAADVNNWDN; from the coding sequence ATGAGAACGATGAAGACCAGCCAGGGCTTCTCCCTGATCGAACTGCTGGTGGTGCTGGTGATCCTCGGCATGATCGCCGGTCTGGTGGTGCCGAACATCGTCAGCCGTAGCGAAGACGCCAAGGCGCGGACGGCGCAGACCGAAATCCAGCGGCTTGCCATGGCCGTCGACGAATTCTACCTGGACGCCGGCCGCCTCCCCCGCGAGCTGAGCGAACTGGTCAACCGTCCGGCCAATGCCAGCAACTGGAATGGACCCTATGTCAACCAGTCGAATCTGAACGACCCCTGGGACAACCCCTACAACTATCGCTATCCCGGCCAGCACCGCACCTACGACATCTTCTCGCACGGCGCCGATGGTTCGCCCGGCGGTGAAGGGGCGGCGGCTGACGTGAACAACTGGGACAACTGA
- a CDS encoding type II secretion system F family protein, translated as MPLFEYKAVSPSGETLTGEMEAPSPELVIAQLQEAGNIPVSAKEVGSGFRIETLFRGKRGLSQREIGDLTQQLSTLLGAGLPLDRSLGILIDLSDNDRVRDLVQKVRDHVREGGSLSEGLEARHGVFSRFYINMVRAGEIGGSLDQTLARMSEYLERAKELKDSVVSAMIYPALLMVMAIASLLLLMVYVIPQFTPMFEDFGGELPLLTRIVVGAGDVLQNFWWGLIGLTVILVIWFRSQMARPASRLVWDGRFLRMKFVGDIIGKIETARLSRTTGTLLVNGVPLLSALSIAKNVMTNTVLSEDVAQAAKQVKTGAPLARALSQNEHFPRLALQMINVGEETGKLDEMLLKVADTYDREVRVTIDRLMSMLVPAMTLGLAFLIGLIVMSVLMAILSINDMVG; from the coding sequence ATGCCGCTTTTCGAATACAAGGCCGTTTCGCCCAGCGGAGAAACCCTGACCGGGGAAATGGAAGCCCCCAGCCCCGAGCTGGTCATCGCCCAGCTCCAGGAGGCCGGCAATATCCCGGTCTCGGCGAAGGAAGTGGGCTCGGGTTTTCGCATCGAGACCCTGTTCCGCGGCAAGCGTGGCCTGAGCCAGCGCGAGATCGGCGATCTGACCCAGCAGCTCTCGACCCTGCTCGGTGCCGGGCTGCCCCTCGATCGTTCCCTGGGCATCCTGATCGATCTGTCGGACAACGATCGCGTCCGCGATCTGGTCCAGAAGGTCCGCGATCATGTACGAGAAGGCGGCTCCCTGTCCGAAGGCCTGGAAGCTCGCCACGGCGTGTTCTCGCGCTTCTACATCAACATGGTCCGGGCCGGCGAGATCGGCGGCTCCCTCGACCAGACCCTGGCGCGCATGTCGGAATACCTGGAGCGCGCCAAGGAGCTCAAGGACAGCGTCGTCTCGGCGATGATCTATCCGGCCCTGCTGATGGTGATGGCGATCGCCTCGCTGCTGTTGCTGATGGTCTACGTGATTCCCCAGTTCACGCCGATGTTCGAAGACTTCGGCGGTGAGCTGCCCCTGCTGACCCGGATCGTGGTCGGCGCCGGGGACGTGCTGCAGAACTTCTGGTGGGGGCTGATCGGCCTGACGGTGATCCTGGTCATCTGGTTCCGCTCGCAAATGGCGCGGCCTGCCTCGCGCCTGGTCTGGGACGGGCGTTTCCTGCGCATGAAGTTCGTCGGTGACATCATCGGCAAGATCGAGACCGCGCGCCTGAGCCGGACCACCGGCACCCTGCTGGTCAACGGCGTGCCCTTGCTGTCGGCACTTTCGATCGCGAAGAATGTCATGACCAATACGGTGCTGTCGGAGGACGTGGCCCAGGCGGCCAAGCAGGTCAAGACCGGTGCACCCCTGGCGCGTGCGCTGAGCCAGAACGAGCATTTTCCGCGCCTGGCGCTGCAGATGATCAATGTCGGTGAGGAAACCGGCAAGCTCGACGAGATGCTGCTCAAGGTGGCCGACACCTACGACCGCGAAGTCCGCGTCACGATCGATCGCCTGATGTCGATGCTGGTGCCGGCGATGACGCTGGGTCTGGCCTTCCTGATCGGCCTGATCGTGATGTCGGTTCTGATGGCGATCCTGAGTATCAACGACATGGTGGGCTGA